In a single window of the Agromyces sp. H17E-10 genome:
- the carB gene encoding carbamoyl-phosphate synthase large subunit, with the protein MPKRDDINSVLVIGSGPIVIGQAAEFDYSGTQACRVLRSEGVRVILVNPNPATIMTDPDFADATYIEPITPEIIEQIIIKERPDAVLPTLGGQTALNAAIALEEAGILAKHGVELIGAKVDAIRKGEDRQLFKELVVECGADVARSHIAHTMDEVLAAAEDLGYPLVVRPSFTMGGLGSGFAYDETDLRRIAGAGLHDSPTTEVLLEESILGWKEYELELMRDTHDNTVVVCSIENVDPVGVHTGDSITVAPALTLTDREYQKLRDIGIDIIRAVGVDTGGCNIQFAVDPENGRVIVIEMNPRVSRSSALASKATGFPIAKIAAKLAIGYRLDEIPNDITRVTPASFEPTLDYVVVKVPRFAFEKFPAADPTLTTTMKSVGEAMAIGRNFSTALQKALRSLEKRGSSFHWGEEARTVDELLEQAQVPTDGRIVLVQQALRKGASIEQAFEATKIDPWFLDQIVLINEVAEHVAAAEALDHDTLLLAKDHGFSDVQIAELRGFGSEADAREVRHILGIRPVYKTVDTCAGEFPALTPYHYSSYDAETEVEPSDRRKVVILGSGPNRIGQGVEFDYSCVHASFALSAAGFETIMINCNPETVSTDYDTSDRLYFEPLTLEDVLEVIHAESQTGELVGVVVQLGGQTALGLAKGLEAAGVPILGTTPEAIDLAEERGLFAGILETAGLLAPRNGTAIDLAGAQQVAEGIGYPVLVRPSYVLGGRGMEIVYDSASLADYFARIEGQGIVGPSHPLLVDRFLDDAIEIDVDALYDGTDLYIGGVMEHIEEAGIHSGDSSCTLPPVTLGRAEVDRVREATKAIAEGIGVRGLLNVQFAIGAGVLYVLEANPRASRTVPFVSKALGIPLAKAASRIMVGATVAELVAEGLLPAADGSRIPLDAPVAVKEAVLPFHRFRTREGIMVDSVLGPEMRSTGEVMGIDRDFPRAFAKSQLAAYGGMPDAGTVFVSVSDRDKRAIILPVLRLQQLGYEIAATEGTAEVLQRNGIRAREVMKFSEKPSDDAASVVELIHRGEVDVVVNTPSGRSARADGYEIRAAAVAADIPLFTTIAELSAAVASLDAKDGGFEVTSLQDYARKREVSA; encoded by the coding sequence ATGCCCAAGCGCGACGACATCAACTCCGTCCTCGTCATCGGCTCAGGGCCGATCGTCATCGGCCAGGCGGCCGAGTTCGACTACTCGGGCACTCAGGCGTGCCGGGTGCTGCGTTCCGAGGGGGTGCGCGTCATCCTCGTGAACCCGAACCCGGCCACGATCATGACCGACCCCGACTTCGCCGACGCGACCTACATCGAGCCGATCACGCCCGAGATCATCGAGCAGATCATCATCAAGGAACGCCCCGACGCGGTGCTGCCGACGCTCGGCGGGCAGACCGCGCTCAACGCGGCGATCGCGCTCGAAGAGGCCGGCATCCTCGCCAAGCACGGCGTCGAGCTCATCGGCGCGAAGGTCGACGCCATCCGCAAGGGCGAGGACCGCCAGCTCTTCAAAGAACTCGTCGTCGAGTGCGGCGCCGACGTCGCCCGCTCGCACATCGCCCACACGATGGACGAGGTGCTGGCCGCCGCCGAGGACCTCGGCTACCCGCTCGTGGTACGCCCCTCCTTCACGATGGGCGGGCTGGGCTCCGGCTTCGCCTACGACGAGACCGACCTCCGCCGCATCGCCGGTGCCGGACTGCACGACTCGCCCACGACCGAGGTGCTCCTCGAAGAGTCGATCCTCGGCTGGAAGGAGTACGAGCTCGAGCTCATGCGCGACACCCACGACAACACCGTCGTGGTCTGCTCCATCGAGAACGTCGACCCGGTCGGCGTGCACACGGGCGACTCGATCACGGTCGCGCCGGCGCTCACCCTGACCGACCGCGAGTACCAGAAGCTGCGCGACATCGGCATCGACATCATCCGCGCGGTCGGCGTCGACACCGGCGGCTGCAACATCCAGTTCGCCGTCGACCCCGAGAACGGTCGCGTGATCGTCATCGAGATGAACCCGCGCGTGTCCCGCTCGAGCGCGCTCGCGTCGAAGGCGACGGGCTTCCCGATCGCGAAGATCGCCGCGAAGCTCGCGATCGGGTACCGCCTCGACGAGATCCCGAACGACATCACCCGGGTGACGCCCGCGAGCTTCGAGCCGACGCTCGACTACGTCGTCGTCAAGGTGCCGCGGTTCGCGTTCGAGAAGTTCCCGGCCGCCGACCCGACGCTCACGACCACCATGAAGTCGGTGGGCGAGGCGATGGCGATCGGCCGCAACTTCTCGACGGCCCTGCAGAAGGCGCTGCGCTCGCTCGAGAAGCGCGGTTCGTCGTTCCACTGGGGCGAGGAGGCGCGCACGGTCGACGAGCTGCTCGAGCAGGCGCAGGTGCCGACCGACGGCCGCATCGTGCTCGTGCAGCAGGCGCTCCGCAAGGGCGCGTCGATCGAGCAGGCCTTCGAGGCGACGAAGATCGACCCGTGGTTCCTCGACCAGATCGTGCTGATCAACGAGGTCGCCGAGCACGTCGCCGCCGCCGAGGCGCTCGACCACGACACGCTGCTGCTCGCGAAGGACCACGGGTTCTCGGACGTGCAGATCGCCGAGCTTCGCGGGTTCGGCAGCGAGGCGGACGCGCGCGAGGTGCGTCACATCCTCGGCATCCGCCCGGTGTACAAGACGGTCGACACGTGCGCGGGGGAGTTCCCCGCACTCACGCCGTACCACTACTCGAGCTACGACGCCGAGACCGAGGTCGAGCCGAGCGATCGCCGCAAGGTCGTCATCCTCGGCTCGGGCCCGAACCGCATCGGCCAGGGCGTCGAGTTCGATTACTCCTGCGTGCACGCCTCGTTCGCGCTCTCGGCAGCGGGCTTCGAGACGATCATGATCAACTGCAACCCCGAGACGGTCTCGACCGACTACGACACGAGCGACCGGCTCTACTTCGAGCCGCTCACCCTCGAGGACGTGCTCGAGGTCATCCACGCCGAGTCGCAGACGGGTGAGCTCGTGGGCGTCGTCGTGCAGCTCGGCGGCCAGACGGCGCTCGGCCTCGCCAAGGGCCTGGAGGCGGCCGGCGTACCGATCCTCGGCACGACCCCCGAGGCGATCGACCTCGCCGAGGAGCGCGGCCTGTTCGCCGGCATCCTCGAGACCGCCGGCCTCCTCGCGCCGCGCAACGGCACCGCGATCGACCTCGCGGGTGCGCAGCAGGTCGCCGAGGGCATCGGCTACCCCGTGCTCGTGCGCCCGAGCTACGTGCTCGGCGGCCGCGGCATGGAGATCGTGTACGACTCGGCGTCGCTCGCCGACTACTTCGCGCGGATCGAGGGCCAGGGCATCGTCGGCCCGAGCCACCCGCTGCTCGTCGACCGCTTCCTCGACGACGCGATCGAGATCGACGTCGACGCCCTGTACGACGGCACCGACCTCTACATCGGCGGCGTCATGGAGCACATCGAGGAGGCGGGCATCCACTCGGGCGACTCGAGCTGCACGCTGCCGCCCGTGACGCTCGGCCGCGCCGAGGTCGACCGGGTTCGCGAGGCGACGAAGGCGATCGCCGAGGGCATCGGCGTGCGAGGCCTGCTCAACGTGCAGTTCGCGATCGGCGCGGGCGTGCTCTACGTGCTCGAGGCGAACCCGCGTGCGAGCCGTACGGTGCCGTTCGTCTCGAAGGCGCTCGGCATCCCGCTCGCGAAGGCCGCGAGCCGCATCATGGTCGGCGCCACGGTCGCCGAGCTCGTCGCCGAGGGGCTGCTGCCCGCGGCCGACGGTTCGCGCATCCCGCTGGACGCACCGGTCGCGGTCAAGGAGGCCGTGCTCCCGTTCCACCGCTTCCGCACCCGCGAGGGGATCATGGTCGACTCGGTGCTCGGCCCCGAGATGCGCTCGACCGGCGAGGTCATGGGCATCGACCGCGACTTCCCGCGCGCGTTCGCGAAGAGCCAGCTCGCCGCCTACGGCGGCATGCCCGACGCCGGCACGGTGTTCGTCTCGGTCTCCGACCGCGACAAGCGCGCGATCATCCTGCCGGTGCTGCGCCTGCAGCAGCTCGGCTACGAGATCGCCGCGACCGAGGGCACCGCCGAGGTGCTCCAGCGCAACGGCATCCGCGCCCGCGAGGTGATGAAGTTCAGCGAGAAGCCCTCCGACGACGCCGCCTCGGTCGTGGAGCTCATCCACCGCGGCGAGGTCGACGTCGTCGTCAACACCCCGAGCGGCCGTTCGGCCCGTGCCGACGGCTACGAGATCCGCGCCGCCGCGGTGGCCGCCGACATCCCGCTGTTCACGACCATCGCCGAGCTCTCCGCGGCGGTCGCCTCGCTCGACGCGAAGGACGGCGGCTTCGAGGTCACGAGCCTCCAGGATTACGCTCGCAAGCGGGAGGTGAGCGCGTGA
- the coaBC gene encoding bifunctional phosphopantothenoylcysteine decarboxylase/phosphopantothenate--cysteine ligase CoaBC, producing MTLNIVVGITGGIAAYKAVGVVRALVLAGHDVHVVPTEGALRFVGRPTLEAISRNPVHTDLYEGVAEVRHVAIGQAADLIVIAPATANTIAKLAAGLADDLLGNTVLASEAPVVIAPAMHTEMWRNPATQANIATLVERGVTVVGPAVGQLTGTDSGPGRMEEPDVIVAAALARAASPSTRDLAGRRIVVTAGGTREPLDPVRFLGNRSSGKQGVAIAEAARARGAEVTLVAANLEIAEPDGCDVRRVSSALELQAAVTDAAQGADAVVMAAAVADYRPAAVSESKIKKDASGDGLTLELVRNPDILAGLGAAPHDGTLLVGFAAETEPDDERLLELGRSKRRAKGADLLVVNRVGWSEGFATDENSVVVVDRDDTVVTRLHGTKTSVADGILDVVVSKLTSTTERTKEADPA from the coding sequence ATGACCCTCAACATCGTCGTCGGCATCACCGGCGGCATCGCGGCCTACAAGGCCGTCGGCGTCGTGCGAGCCCTCGTGCTCGCCGGGCACGACGTGCACGTCGTGCCCACCGAGGGCGCACTGCGGTTCGTCGGTCGTCCGACGCTCGAGGCGATCTCGCGCAACCCGGTGCACACCGACCTCTACGAAGGCGTCGCCGAGGTGCGCCACGTGGCGATCGGCCAGGCGGCCGACCTCATCGTCATCGCTCCGGCGACGGCGAACACGATCGCGAAGCTCGCCGCGGGACTCGCCGACGACCTGCTCGGCAACACGGTGCTCGCGAGCGAGGCGCCCGTCGTCATCGCCCCGGCGATGCACACCGAGATGTGGCGCAATCCGGCGACGCAGGCGAACATCGCGACTCTCGTCGAGCGCGGCGTGACGGTCGTCGGGCCCGCGGTCGGGCAGCTGACCGGCACCGACAGCGGCCCCGGCCGCATGGAGGAGCCCGACGTGATCGTCGCCGCGGCGCTCGCGCGCGCGGCATCCCCGTCGACTCGCGACCTCGCCGGCCGACGCATCGTCGTCACCGCCGGCGGCACCCGCGAACCGCTCGACCCGGTGCGCTTCCTCGGCAATCGTTCGAGCGGCAAGCAGGGCGTCGCGATCGCCGAGGCCGCGCGCGCCCGGGGCGCCGAGGTCACGCTCGTCGCCGCGAACCTCGAGATCGCCGAGCCCGACGGCTGCGACGTACGGCGGGTCTCGAGCGCGCTCGAGCTGCAGGCCGCAGTGACCGACGCGGCGCAGGGCGCCGACGCGGTCGTCATGGCGGCTGCGGTCGCCGACTACCGCCCGGCGGCCGTGAGCGAGTCGAAGATCAAGAAGGATGCCTCGGGCGACGGCCTCACCCTCGAACTGGTCCGCAATCCCGACATCCTGGCCGGCCTCGGGGCGGCGCCGCACGACGGGACGCTGCTCGTCGGCTTCGCCGCCGAGACCGAACCCGACGACGAGCGGTTGCTCGAACTCGGGCGCTCCAAGCGCCGGGCGAAGGGCGCCGACCTGCTCGTGGTCAACCGGGTCGGATGGAGCGAGGGCTTCGCGACCGACGAGAACTCGGTCGTCGTCGTCGACCGCGACGACACGGTCGTCACACGACTACACGGAACGAAGACGTCGGTGGCCGATGGCATCCTCGACGTGGTTGTCTCGAAGCTGACGAGCACCACCGAACGCACGAAAGAAGCCGACCCCGCATGA
- the gmk gene encoding guanylate kinase has product MSERAVTATNPPDVDRVAASRAAVAARRARASVKADVAAGRRSPLDVLRVAFEEPEGVEGRLRVTEFLTSIPAIGATKSARIMDDLEISTSKRLGGLGRLQRRRLREFIADWIAAHGGTGDRLVVLAGPTAVGKGTVAGYIRQHHPDVRLSVSATTRAPRPGEVEGESYYFVDDAEFDRMVAAGELLEWATVHNAYRYGTPRRPVEEAIAAGQSVLLEIDIQGARSVRRAMPDATLVFLLPPSWDELVRRLVGRGTETAAEQQRRLETAKVELAAVDEFDHQVVNHDVGEAAQKVVDLMRPRRGRR; this is encoded by the coding sequence ATGTCTGAGCGCGCCGTGACCGCGACGAACCCGCCCGACGTCGACCGGGTGGCCGCGTCGCGCGCCGCCGTGGCCGCACGCCGGGCGCGAGCGAGCGTGAAGGCCGACGTGGCCGCCGGCCGACGGAGCCCGCTCGACGTGCTGCGCGTCGCGTTCGAGGAGCCCGAGGGCGTCGAAGGGCGCCTGCGGGTCACCGAGTTCCTGACCTCGATCCCCGCGATCGGTGCGACCAAGTCGGCGCGCATCATGGACGACCTCGAGATCTCGACCTCCAAGCGGCTCGGCGGCCTCGGCCGGCTCCAGCGTCGCCGGCTGCGCGAGTTCATCGCCGACTGGATCGCCGCCCATGGCGGCACGGGCGACCGCCTCGTCGTGCTCGCCGGTCCGACGGCGGTCGGCAAGGGCACGGTGGCGGGTTACATCCGCCAGCACCACCCCGACGTGCGGCTCTCGGTGTCGGCCACCACCCGGGCGCCGCGCCCCGGCGAGGTCGAGGGTGAGAGCTACTACTTCGTCGACGACGCCGAGTTCGATCGCATGGTCGCGGCCGGCGAGCTGCTCGAGTGGGCGACGGTGCACAACGCCTACCGGTACGGCACGCCGCGGCGCCCGGTCGAGGAGGCGATCGCCGCGGGTCAGAGCGTCCTGCTCGAGATCGACATCCAGGGCGCGCGTTCGGTGCGCCGCGCGATGCCCGATGCGACGCTCGTGTTCCTGCTGCCGCCGAGCTGGGACGAACTCGTGCGCCGACTCGTCGGCCGCGGCACCGAGACCGCGGCCGAGCAGCAGCGACGGCTCGAGACGGCGAAGGTCGAACTGGCCGCCGTCGACGAGTTCGACCACCAGGTCGTGAACCACGACGTCGGCGAGGCCGCCCAGAAGGTCGTAGACTTGATGAGGCCTCGCAGGGGACGACGCTGA
- the carA gene encoding glutamine-hydrolyzing carbamoyl-phosphate synthase small subunit translates to MTETTTRTGDHAVLVLEDGTRYEGRAYGARGRTVGEAVFATGMTGYQETLTDPSYAGQIVMMTAPHIGNTGMNDDDEESNRIWVAGFIVRDPSRVVSNFRSQRSLDDDLERSGVVGISRIDTRALTRHLRSAGAMRAGIFSGDDALLSAGEQLAVVQSGAEMAGQNLSATVSTAEAYTLPAEGERVGSVAVLDLGVKASTLHYLAERGFDVHVLPQTITADEILAMQPDALFYSNGPGDPSASDQHVEILRTALRAGVPYFGICFGNQLLGRALGFGTYKLPFGHRGINQPVLDRSTGRVEITAHNHGFAVDAPIDAVSESAQGFGRVEVSHVGLNDNVVEGLNCLDIPAFSVQYHPESAAGPHDANYLFDRFRDMVIATKTTSQEAGN, encoded by the coding sequence ATGACTGAGACCACCACCCGCACGGGCGACCACGCCGTGCTCGTCCTGGAGGACGGAACCCGCTACGAGGGCCGCGCATACGGCGCCCGTGGGCGCACCGTCGGCGAGGCCGTCTTCGCGACGGGCATGACCGGCTACCAGGAGACCCTGACCGACCCGTCGTACGCCGGGCAGATCGTCATGATGACGGCACCCCACATCGGCAACACGGGCATGAACGACGACGACGAGGAGTCGAACCGGATCTGGGTCGCCGGATTCATCGTCCGCGACCCCTCCCGCGTCGTCTCGAACTTCCGGTCGCAGCGCAGCCTCGACGACGACCTCGAGCGGTCCGGCGTCGTCGGCATCTCGCGCATCGACACCCGCGCCCTCACCCGCCACCTGCGATCGGCGGGTGCCATGCGCGCCGGCATCTTCTCGGGCGACGACGCGCTGCTGAGCGCCGGCGAGCAGCTCGCGGTCGTGCAGTCGGGGGCCGAGATGGCGGGGCAGAACCTCTCCGCGACGGTCTCGACCGCCGAGGCCTACACGCTGCCCGCCGAGGGCGAGCGCGTGGGCTCGGTGGCGGTGCTCGACCTCGGCGTCAAGGCCTCGACGCTGCACTACCTCGCCGAGCGGGGCTTCGACGTGCACGTGCTGCCGCAGACGATCACGGCCGACGAGATCCTCGCGATGCAGCCCGACGCGCTGTTCTACTCGAACGGGCCCGGCGACCCCTCGGCGTCCGACCAGCACGTCGAGATCCTCCGCACCGCGCTGCGCGCAGGCGTGCCGTACTTCGGCATCTGCTTCGGCAACCAGCTGCTCGGCCGCGCCCTCGGCTTCGGCACCTACAAGCTGCCCTTCGGACACCGCGGCATCAACCAGCCGGTGCTCGACCGCTCGACCGGCCGGGTCGAGATCACCGCGCACAACCACGGCTTCGCCGTCGACGCGCCGATCGACGCCGTGAGCGAGTCCGCCCAGGGCTTCGGCCGGGTCGAGGTCAGCCACGTCGGCCTCAACGACAACGTGGTCGAGGGACTCAACTGCCTCGACATCCCCGCGTTCAGCGTGCAGTACCACCCCGAGTCGGCCGCCGGCCCGCACGACGCGAACTACCTCTTCGACCGTTTCCGCGACATGGTCATCGCGACGAAGACCACCAGCCAGGAGGCCGGCAACTAA
- the rpoZ gene encoding DNA-directed RNA polymerase subunit omega yields the protein MAEKQSGIIDPPIDDLLSKVDSKYQLVIFASKRARQINDYYADLHEGSLFDNVGPLVDSSIDDKPLSVAMHEINEDKLRLRPLGE from the coding sequence ATGGCTGAGAAGCAGTCCGGCATCATCGACCCGCCCATCGACGACCTGCTCTCGAAGGTCGACTCGAAGTACCAGCTGGTCATCTTCGCGTCGAAGCGCGCGCGTCAGATCAACGACTACTACGCCGACCTGCACGAGGGCAGCCTGTTCGACAACGTCGGCCCGCTCGTCGACTCGTCGATCGACGACAAGCCGCTCTCGGTCGCCATGCACGAGATCAACGAGGACAAGCTCCGGCTCCGCCCCCTCGGCGAGTGA
- the pyrF gene encoding orotidine-5'-phosphate decarboxylase, protein MTDEIVAFGERLGAVFAAYGRLCVGIDPHASLLSAWGYDDSAAGAREFGLRTVDAAAGLAGIVKPQVAFFERHGAAGYAALERVLAEARDADLLVIADAKRGDIGTSVDAYGEAWLRPGSSLEADAMTISAFQGLGSIESVMTSAERWGKGLFVLAATSNPEAAAIQRAVLTQSSREGATVAGAIAAGVTSWNQGRPDAADREFGSIGLVIGATVDLAASGIDVHGDVPRPGLPVLAPGFGHQGGEVRDLKHVFGALSGGVIVSESRSLLSAGPDGLADAIARRIDEIGAVDV, encoded by the coding sequence GTGACCGACGAGATCGTCGCGTTCGGCGAGCGGCTCGGTGCCGTCTTCGCCGCCTACGGTCGGCTCTGCGTCGGCATCGACCCGCACGCCTCGCTGCTGTCGGCGTGGGGGTACGACGACTCGGCGGCCGGCGCCCGCGAGTTCGGGTTGCGCACCGTGGATGCCGCCGCAGGACTGGCCGGCATCGTGAAGCCGCAGGTCGCGTTCTTCGAGCGTCACGGCGCCGCCGGCTATGCGGCGCTCGAGCGCGTGCTCGCCGAGGCGCGCGACGCCGACCTGCTCGTCATCGCCGACGCGAAGCGCGGCGACATCGGCACGAGCGTCGACGCCTACGGCGAGGCGTGGCTTCGTCCGGGCTCGTCGCTCGAGGCCGACGCGATGACGATCAGCGCCTTCCAGGGCCTCGGCTCGATCGAGTCGGTCATGACCTCGGCCGAGCGCTGGGGCAAGGGCCTCTTCGTGCTCGCGGCGACGTCGAACCCCGAGGCGGCAGCGATCCAGCGGGCCGTGCTGACCCAGTCGAGCCGTGAGGGGGCGACCGTGGCTGGCGCCATCGCCGCCGGCGTCACGAGCTGGAACCAGGGACGGCCCGACGCCGCCGACCGCGAGTTCGGCTCGATCGGCCTCGTGATCGGCGCGACCGTCGACCTCGCGGCATCCGGTATCGACGTGCACGGCGACGTGCCGCGGCCGGGCCTGCCCGTGCTCGCGCCGGGCTTCGGCCACCAGGGCGGCGAGGTGCGCGACCTCAAGCACGTCTTCGGTGCCCTCTCGGGCGGTGTGATCGTGAGCGAGTCGCGATCGCTGCTCTCCGCCGGGCCCGACGGGCTCGCCGACGCCATCGCCCGCCGCATCGACGAGATCGGCGCGGTCGATGTCTGA
- the metK gene encoding methionine adenosyltransferase, translating into MSALRLFTSESVTEGHPDKICDQISDSILDALLAVDPHSRVAVETLVTTGLVHVAGEVTTSGYVEIPAIVREKVTSIGYDSSDVWFDGRSCGVSVSIGGQSPDIAQGVDQAFEARERASDDALDQQGAGDQGIMFGYATRETPELMPVPIWLAHRLAERLAHVRKAGELDYLRPDGKTQVTVGYDGPTPKTIETVVLSTQHSPAVSNEQLRAEVEELVIRPVLDTVELTRPELAVLINPTGRFEIGGPQGDAGLTGRKIIIDTYGGASRHGGGAFSGKDPSKVDRSAAYAMRWVAKNAVAAGLADRLELQVAYAIGKASPVGLYVETFGTGTLPDEQIIAAIRDVFDLRPAAIIRDLDLLRPIYAQTAAYGHFGRELPDFTWERLDRVADLRTAAGL; encoded by the coding sequence ATGAGCGCCCTCCGCCTGTTCACCTCCGAGTCCGTGACCGAGGGGCACCCCGACAAGATCTGCGACCAGATCTCCGACTCGATCCTCGACGCGCTGCTCGCCGTCGACCCGCACAGCCGGGTCGCCGTCGAGACCCTCGTGACGACGGGTCTCGTGCACGTCGCGGGCGAGGTCACGACCTCCGGGTACGTCGAGATCCCCGCGATCGTCCGCGAGAAGGTCACGTCGATCGGGTACGACTCGTCCGACGTGTGGTTCGACGGCCGTTCGTGCGGCGTCTCGGTCTCGATCGGCGGGCAGTCGCCCGACATCGCTCAGGGCGTCGACCAGGCGTTCGAGGCGCGCGAGCGGGCGAGCGACGACGCGCTCGACCAGCAGGGCGCGGGCGACCAGGGCATCATGTTCGGCTACGCGACCCGCGAGACGCCCGAGCTCATGCCCGTGCCGATCTGGCTCGCGCACCGTCTCGCCGAGCGGCTGGCGCACGTGCGCAAGGCGGGCGAGCTCGACTACCTGCGCCCCGACGGCAAGACCCAGGTGACGGTCGGCTACGACGGACCGACGCCGAAGACGATCGAGACCGTCGTGCTCTCGACGCAGCACTCGCCAGCGGTCTCGAACGAGCAGCTCCGTGCCGAGGTCGAAGAGCTCGTCATCCGACCCGTGCTCGACACGGTCGAGCTGACTCGACCCGAGCTGGCGGTGCTCATCAACCCGACGGGCCGCTTCGAGATCGGCGGCCCCCAGGGCGACGCCGGCCTCACGGGCCGCAAGATCATCATCGACACGTACGGCGGCGCGAGCCGGCACGGCGGCGGCGCGTTCAGCGGCAAGGACCCGTCGAAGGTCGACCGCTCGGCGGCGTACGCCATGCGCTGGGTCGCGAAGAACGCGGTCGCGGCGGGCCTCGCCGACCGGCTCGAGCTGCAGGTCGCGTACGCCATCGGCAAGGCGTCGCCGGTGGGTCTGTACGTTGAGACCTTCGGCACGGGCACGCTGCCCGACGAGCAGATCATCGCCGCGATCCGCGACGTGTTCGACCTCCGGCCCGCCGCCATTATCCGCGACCTCGACCTGCTCCGTCCCATCTACGCGCAGACCGCCGCCTACGGCCACTTCGGCCGCGAGCTGCCCGACTTCACGTGGGAGCGGCTCGACCGCGTCGCCGACCTCCGCACGGCCGCCGGACTCTGA
- a CDS encoding PH-like domain-containing protein — MDKAIGAFVAVAIIAVVAWLVLRSWRRRTTRDAALSAHPLPAALGAPSLEAEVLYVATTPAGEPLERLAVPGLAFRGSGRVEVGAEGVALRIAGEPVSFIPADRLIGAATATYAIDRAVEPEGLIAVSWIAALDDAEAEPPRVDSYLRARYPGDQARIIRAIEDIAAAPDAPRPEHESEASDD; from the coding sequence ATGGATAAGGCGATCGGCGCGTTCGTCGCCGTCGCGATCATCGCGGTCGTCGCGTGGCTCGTGCTGCGGTCATGGCGTCGGCGCACCACCAGGGACGCGGCGCTCTCCGCGCATCCGCTGCCGGCGGCCCTCGGCGCGCCGTCGCTCGAGGCCGAGGTGCTGTACGTGGCCACGACGCCGGCGGGCGAACCGCTCGAGCGGCTCGCCGTGCCCGGCCTCGCGTTCCGCGGCTCGGGCAGGGTCGAGGTCGGGGCCGAGGGAGTGGCCCTCCGCATCGCGGGGGAGCCCGTGAGCTTCATCCCCGCCGATCGCCTGATCGGTGCCGCGACGGCGACCTACGCCATCGACCGCGCGGTCGAGCCCGAGGGGCTCATCGCGGTCAGCTGGATCGCCGCCCTCGACGACGCGGAGGCCGAGCCGCCGCGCGTCGACAGCTATCTCCGCGCCCGGTACCCGGGCGACCAGGCCCGCATCATCCGGGCCATCGAAGACATCGCCGCCGCGCCAGACGCGCCGCGGCCGGAACACGAGAGCGAGGCCTCGGATGACTGA